One genomic segment of Linepithema humile isolate Giens D197 chromosome 5, Lhum_UNIL_v1.0, whole genome shotgun sequence includes these proteins:
- the LOC105675291 gene encoding queuosine 5'-phosphate N-glycosylase/hydrolase — protein sequence MVLLPKESAKLVTKLAKDVFIENKGIKELALAVLDAIKTRKIHTGNFAQVKFHPKPDDPRAADWIFVLDTLNFSFWTDTGANKWKVNGETGYFAFCAAVQRAIDEEKPMWDPKYYSQITQKEAEIIFRGDDETTIPLIEDRVKNLQQAGKILLDKYQGTFAECIKSCDGSAKKLLKLIVDEFESYRDEADYEGHRISIYKRVQILIGDIWACFKGQELGEFHDIESLTMFADYRIPQVLVYFSAMRYSNSLMSKLKSDEPLKQGSREEVEIRACSIEAVEQICDEVQRLIKADPKLGLSPTVVNAIVIDHFLWDYRREYAQELECIPFHKTRTIYY from the coding sequence ATGGTTTTGTTACCGAAGGAATCCGCAAAGTTAGTCACAAAATTGGCGAAGGatgtatttattgaaaataaaggtATAAAAGAACTGGCGTTGGCGGTCCTTGATGCCATCAAAACGCGCAAGATACACACCGGCAATTTTGCTCAAGTGAAATTTCATCCCAAACCTGATGATCCCAGAGCGGCCGACTGGATATTTGTGCtagatacattaaatttttcgttCTGGACTGACACAGGAGCTAACAAATGGAAAGTTAACGGCGAGACCGGATATTTTGCGTTTTGCGCCGCTGTTCAACGGGCAATCGACGAAGAGAAACCGATGTGGGATCCTAAATATTACTCACAGATAACGCAGAAAGAAGCTGAGATCATTTTTCGAGGTGACGACGAAACCACCATTCCGCTTATAGAGGATAGAGTTAAGAATCTGCAACAGGCGggaaaaattttgttggatAAGTATCAAGGTACGTTCGCAGAATGTATCAAATCATGTGACGGCTCCgcaaaaaaattgcttaaacTTATCGTCGACGAATTCGAATCGTACCGAGATGAGGCCGACTATGAAGGGCACAGAATCAGCATCTACAAGCGAGTTCAGATATTGATAGGCGACATATGGGCTTGTTTCAAAGGGCAAGAACTCGGTGAATTTCATGATATCGAGAGTCTCACAATGTTCGCCGATTATCGGATCCCTCAAGTACTTGTATATTTTAGCGCAATGCGCTACAGCAACTCGCTCATGAGCAAGCTCAAGTCTGACGAGCCGTTGAAGCAAGGCAGCAGAGAGGAAGTCGAGATACGTGCTTGCTCGATCGAAGCTGTTGAGCAGATATGCGACGAAGTGCAACGACTGATCAAAGCGGATCCCAAGCTGGGTTTAAGTCCGACAGTCGTCAACGCAATCGTAATCGATCATTTCTTATGGGATTACCGGCGAGAATATGCTCAGGAATTGGAATGCATACCATTCCACAAAACTAGAACTATATACTATTAA